The following nucleotide sequence is from Glycine max cultivar Williams 82 chromosome 9, Glycine_max_v4.0, whole genome shotgun sequence.
AAGAACAAAGAATGGTTGAATGGAGTAACTTCTGATGCTATTTCATGCTTCTTTCCAGGCTTGACAAATGTAAAGGGGCCTCTTGATTGTTGGCTGTTGGGTGGTgttcattttcttttgcttcttcCTCATCATGGTCCACTCTTACTATCAAGTTTGGTGTTGGTGAAATGGAAGACAACTCGGTATCAGAATGGTAATCATCTTGGTCATCGTAGTTTGATACGAAGTGAGTTGAGTGACCGGTAGTTTTGTAACGGTGTAGTGTGGGGCCAGAAGAGTGTATTGTTGAATCAGTGCTGCTTCCATCCATGGCTCGCACCTTGGAATTTCCAAGTTTCACTCCTTGCTTCTTTTTCACAGCCATGTGCCATTTCTTCAACGCCTTCGATGTTTGTTCgtcaaatattgattttttcattcttgagcccATCTGCAGGTGTTTACCATGATCATAGTCAATTAATTCACCTAGAAATCTTAGTAACTTGTAAGTATAAAGGGAAATGACGATTGCatcatgaaaatcaaattttgtaaaataccATCTGAATGGCTAGGCTCTAATAAGCTCTATGAATAAGGAGGATTTATCCTAAATGTTTCAGGGGAATCAGGAATTATTAAGATTTGTTAGTTAGGTTGTTATTAGTCTCTAATAAGCTCTATAAATAGAGAATTCACACACTATAATTGTATCTTTcatcatattaataaaatggGTTATTTTCATGGAAGTCCTTTGCTATTCTTTGAGCTTAATGAGCTTTGGCCCTCATCAACCTGGAATTACTTGCATCTGTCCTCGGTTTTCttatagaaattaattattggAATTTAGTCATTCATCTCACAAAGCAAAACATTTGTATTAATACTGATCGCTGTTTAGTTCATGCTCACTGAAAAAACATCAATCAAAGCATTAGAATGGCTCTGATCAAATAGAACAAAatcagaaggaaaaaaaaagtatgtgcTACCTGAGTAACAAGAGCATATAATGGAAGGGTGATGTAGCTGCAGAGACATAGCACCCCAAGCCTTCAAACGACATGAGAATTCATCAGATTAGTTTATGGCAATGTCAAATGCTTCAATCACATTAATGCTGGAGGAGTCCCCTTTTCTATTGTTTAGCAGTTATAGCCTCAACCAATTGCGTGCTCGTATAAAAATACCAGCTAAATTGAAGTATGAAATGAATACTTTAGGCATGCCATTTTATCGCAAAAGAGAATTTTAAATCCAACACTTACCCTAAAGCTACTTTCACTACTGCAAGCTTGTAGTCAGCATGGAAACAATTTCTCAGCCCAAAAGAATACTGGAAATCAAGAAACCATTCATTTATTAGCCATTTACCAAGATCTATATAGGCCAGAAAAAGACATTATTTAAGATCAAGGTGCAAATAGCGGTCAGTACCCATATCCACAAGAAATATGTTATTTGGAACGCATTCtgcaagaaaaaacaaatcaGTTAGGAACAaacattaaaaacttaaaattcaaaACTACAGCAAAGTTTTTCTCACTAaatgaactattttttaattaaagtcagCTAGGAaatattatactatttatttaatagcAAATCCGTCAACATATCTTAAATAATGTaaatgaactatttttttttaattaaagtcagaatataaaaattatttactttaaagcGCTATTTGAAACTGGCAAATTTTCCTGATCATGCAGAAGAGTTTTCAAGGTAAACATATGTTTATATCATTAGCTATGTTCATTTGCTTTCTGGTAAAGTTGCATTTTCAATTCTAAACCAGAACTGTATATACATGTGTTGTCTGTTCCATCTGCTAAACATTTGTTAATGATTCGGCTTAAAGGAAACAAATTGAATACCTGGAACAAAGCAAAATGGATAAGATGAAGAACTAATTGAGGCCGACCAAACCAAAAATATCTGTCTGAGCCTTGAACAAGAGGAATCCCTTGGACAACAGCATGTCTTTCTGTAATTTCAATAGCCATGTTTGCCAGTGCAGCTTGAAGTTTTGTTCCAACAGCCAAAATTATCTGCAATCAATTAAACGGTTTATAATTGTAGGTCCTAAACACTCTACATACTATATATAGGGAACAGAATACTTACCACAACAGGAATTAAGGATGCCCAAAACATAGCATGCCATCCTGGAAATTTATTCAGGATTAACCAACTGTTATTCTTTAACTGAATATTCAACTGAAGAATTGTGAATTCCATAGGACTTCACTACGAAAATAGTTGCTCACCGTTAACATTTAGGAGCAGAAAAACAACAAACGATGCCCAGAGGACAGGACTGTCAACAAAATAGTGAGAATATATGTCAAACAAGATACCATTGGAAAAATCATAGATGATAAGATGCTACAGATGCATGTGTAGAAGAGTGTTACCTGACTCCAACAACTACCTTGAAGTCATCCTCCAAGGATCTTTTGATATACTTTTGGAAGTTAAATTTACTTCCAGGAGCCAGGTGAACCTACACATAATGCACTGTCAAAAGAGGGAAGCA
It contains:
- the LOC100814443 gene encoding MLO-like protein 10 isoform X1, which gives rise to MSVLKYRNLFLCLVSWLCCCCVAVASSESSIGSKDLDQTPTWAVAGVCTVFILISITLEKSLHKVGTWLREKHKKALLEALEKVKAELMVLGFLSLLLTFGQSYIVRICIPMDVADKLLPCPYVGNDKGSSSEEEHRRKLLSYERRYLSDDATPYQCKERHQPLISGNGLHQLHILVFFLAVLHVFYSAITMLLGRLKIRGWKAWEAETSSHGYEFANDPSRFRLTHETSFVKAHASFWTRYSIFFYIGCFFRQFYRSVGKADYLALRNGFITVHLAPGSKFNFQKYIKRSLEDDFKVVVGVSPVLWASFVVFLLLNVNGWHAMFWASLIPVVIILAVGTKLQAALANMAIEITERHAVVQGIPLVQGSDRYFWFGRPQLVLHLIHFALFQNAFQITYFLWIWYSFGLRNCFHADYKLAVVKVALGLGVLCLCSYITLPLYALVTQMGSRMKKSIFDEQTSKALKKWHMAVKKKQGVKLGNSKVRAMDGSSTDSTIHSSGPTLHRYKTTGHSTHFVSNYDDQDDYHSDTELSSISPTPNLIVRVDHDEEEAKENEHHPTANNQEAPLHLSSLERSMK
- the LOC100814443 gene encoding MLO-like protein 10 isoform X2; this translates as MWQTNCCHVLMLVTTRDQVVKRNTVGNFFLMNADICQMMLPLTNRHQPLISGNGLHQLHILVFFLAVLHVFYSAITMLLGRLKIRGWKAWEAETSSHGYEFANDPSRFRLTHETSFVKAHASFWTRYSIFFYIGCFFRQFYRSVGKADYLALRNGFITVHLAPGSKFNFQKYIKRSLEDDFKVVVGVSPVLWASFVVFLLLNVNGWHAMFWASLIPVVIILAVGTKLQAALANMAIEITERHAVVQGIPLVQGSDRYFWFGRPQLVLHLIHFALFQNAFQITYFLWIWYSFGLRNCFHADYKLAVVKVALGLGVLCLCSYITLPLYALVTQMGSRMKKSIFDEQTSKALKKWHMAVKKKQGVKLGNSKVRAMDGSSTDSTIHSSGPTLHRYKTTGHSTHFVSNYDDQDDYHSDTELSSISPTPNLIVRVDHDEEEAKENEHHPTANNQEAPLHLSSLERSMK